Proteins encoded by one window of Methanofollis sp.:
- a CDS encoding DUF2513 domain-containing protein: MKRDMDLIRQILLKIEEYDGDSEIHNLPVENCSHEEITYHVYLLLDAKLIEGHISYGMDTVKPAGYAIYRMTWAGHDFLDACRDEGRWQKAKKIIDKNLKGASFNIINMLLEEIMKSQAIPALTALL; this comes from the coding sequence ATGAAGCGGGATATGGATCTGATCCGTCAGATTCTCCTTAAGATTGAAGAGTATGATGGAGATTCAGAAATACACAACCTCCCGGTAGAGAACTGTTCCCATGAAGAGATAACATATCACGTCTATCTGCTCTTAGATGCAAAGCTGATTGAAGGCCACATATCGTATGGTATGGACACCGTGAAACCAGCGGGTTATGCGATCTACCGTATGACCTGGGCCGGTCACGACTTCCTCGACGCCTGCCGGGATGAGGGAAGATGGCAGAAAGCGAAGAAAATAATCGATAAAAATCTTAAAGGTGCCTCATTCAACATAATCAACATGCTTCTTGAGGAAATCATGAAATCTCAGGCTATTCCGGCATTAACGGCATTATTATAG
- a CDS encoding restriction endonuclease subunit S, whose amino-acid sequence MSEPAVTIDFTVVKEWKRYPAYKDSGVGWLGEVPEGWDVKKLSNICTITVSNADKKTEDGENPILLCNYIDVWKNERVDNTFDFMCASAKTSEISKFKLKKDDVIITKDSETREDIASPAIVVEDLTNVICGYHLAILRPDTVTLEGQYLFWVLSSSKIRDQFVCAANGVTRFGLTISAIKSALSYVPPIPQQRAIAAFLNRETARIDALVEKKRRLIDLLKEKRQALITRAVTKGLDPSVEMKDSGVEWLGEVPVGWNVIKHGQLIDSIDQGWSPQAEDRIAEIDEWAVIKLNAVSKGKFLPLEHKVLTGDYSPEDRWTINIGDFLITRSNTPDLVGDVCLVDQTGNRKLIISDLVFKLNYNLSTVNPAYIKYWMLSRTGRYQIKRDARGSSRSMVKISQGIVKAWYVVLPPLLEQHAITSFLDRETSRIDTIIDTINRQIEKLQEYRTALISAAVTGRIDVREEVEVT is encoded by the coding sequence ATGAGCGAACCTGCCGTCACGATCGACTTCACGGTGGTGAAGGAGTGGAAGCGGTACCCGGCGTATAAGGATTCGGGAGTGGGGTGGCTAGGGGAGGTGCCGGAAGGGTGGGATGTAAAAAAATTATCGAATATATGCACTATCACCGTGAGCAATGCAGATAAAAAAACTGAAGATGGGGAGAATCCCATTTTGCTGTGTAATTACATCGATGTGTGGAAAAATGAGCGGGTTGATAATACTTTTGACTTCATGTGCGCTTCAGCGAAAACCTCTGAGATTTCAAAGTTCAAATTAAAGAAAGATGATGTTATCATTACAAAGGACTCCGAAACTCGTGAAGATATTGCAAGTCCAGCGATTGTTGTCGAAGATCTGACCAATGTAATCTGTGGCTATCATCTGGCAATATTAAGGCCTGATACGGTAACATTAGAGGGGCAATATTTATTTTGGGTTCTCTCATCCTCAAAGATACGTGATCAGTTTGTCTGTGCTGCGAATGGTGTGACACGCTTTGGGCTAACAATATCCGCCATAAAATCTGCTCTATCATATGTCCCTCCCATTCCTCAACAACGCGCCATTGCCGCCTTCCTCAACCGGGAGACCGCCCGCATCGATGCCCTCGTCGAGAAGAAGCGGCGCCTCATCGATCTCCTCAAAGAGAAGCGACAGGCGCTGATCACCCGTGCCGTCACGAAGGGCCTCGACCCCTCAGTGGAGATGAAAGATTCGGGGGTGGAGTGGCTCGGAGAGGTGCCTGTTGGTTGGAATGTCATAAAACATGGGCAACTGATAGATTCTATTGATCAGGGGTGGAGTCCACAGGCTGAAGACCGAATTGCAGAAATAGATGAATGGGCGGTTATAAAACTCAATGCTGTTTCGAAAGGGAAATTCCTTCCCTTAGAGCATAAGGTTCTCACGGGAGACTATAGCCCTGAGGACAGATGGACCATCAATATTGGTGATTTTTTAATTACTCGTTCGAATACTCCAGATCTCGTTGGGGATGTATGCCTTGTTGATCAGACAGGTAATAGGAAGTTGATTATTTCGGATCTCGTTTTTAAACTAAACTACAATCTAAGCACTGTGAATCCAGCGTATATTAAATACTGGATGTTAAGCCGAACCGGTCGCTACCAGATAAAAAGAGATGCCCGTGGATCGAGTAGATCGATGGTGAAGATATCACAAGGTATTGTGAAAGCATGGTATGTTGTACTGCCACCCCTTCTCGAACAACACGCTATCACCTCTTTCCTTGACCGTGAGACCAGCCGCATCGACACCATCATCGACACCATCAACCGACAGATCGAGAAACTTCAAGAATACCGCACCGCTCTCATCTCTGCCGCTGTCACCGGGAGGATCGACGTGCGTGAGGAGGTGGAAGTTACATGA